A part of Streptomyces sp. NBC_00557 genomic DNA contains:
- a CDS encoding DinB family protein has protein sequence MTTPTPTYLAGEKQTLHTSLDRHRDAVLWKLDGLDDEQLRRPMTPSGTSLLGLVKHLASVEYGWFVETFGGEPEPLWFDPHDDMLVTPEDTTDRIVALYGRARAAADTVITRLPLDAQGSPSWRDITVSLRWTLVHMIEETARHAGHMDILRELTDGATGDHPPVMSSG, from the coding sequence ATGACGACACCAACGCCGACGTACCTCGCCGGAGAGAAGCAGACCCTGCACACGAGCCTGGACCGGCACCGCGACGCCGTGCTCTGGAAACTGGACGGCCTCGACGACGAGCAGCTGCGCCGGCCGATGACCCCGAGCGGCACCAGCCTGCTCGGGCTGGTGAAGCACCTGGCCTCCGTCGAGTACGGCTGGTTCGTGGAGACCTTCGGCGGCGAACCCGAGCCGCTGTGGTTCGACCCGCACGACGACATGCTGGTCACCCCCGAGGACACGACCGACCGGATCGTCGCCCTCTACGGCCGCGCCCGCGCCGCCGCCGACACCGTCATCACCCGGCTGCCCCTGGACGCCCAGGGCAGCCCGTCCTGGCGCGACATCACGGTCAGCCTCCGCTGGACCCTGGTCCACATGATCGAGGAAACCGCCCGGCACGCCGGCCACATGGACATCCTGCGCGAACTGACCGACGGGGCGACCGGCGACCACCCGCCTGTCATGAGCTCGGGCTGA
- a CDS encoding GNAT family N-acetyltransferase, whose protein sequence is MADPETHPVAGERDEHGDVGLRGVTDDDLYVFLAYEHDPEAVRRSRFTPRPRDAFLTHWRTRVLGDPDCLVRTVTVDGEAAGHVVSWTADDGRRYVGYWLGRPYWGRGVGTRALGMFLRLERVRPLYADPFHTNTASVRLLERHGFEHAGTVRHGTDEHILLVLGGPKGTA, encoded by the coding sequence ATGGCCGATCCCGAGACCCATCCCGTCGCCGGCGAGCGTGACGAGCACGGTGACGTGGGCCTCCGTGGCGTCACGGACGACGACCTGTACGTCTTCCTCGCCTACGAGCACGACCCGGAAGCCGTCCGGCGGTCGAGATTCACCCCCCGGCCGCGGGACGCCTTCCTCACGCACTGGCGCACACGCGTCCTCGGCGATCCCGACTGCCTCGTGCGGACCGTCACCGTGGACGGCGAGGCGGCGGGGCACGTCGTGTCCTGGACGGCGGACGACGGGCGCCGGTACGTGGGCTACTGGCTCGGGCGGCCGTACTGGGGGCGCGGCGTCGGCACCCGTGCGCTCGGCATGTTCCTCCGGCTGGAACGCGTACGCCCGCTGTACGCCGACCCCTTCCACACGAACACGGCCTCGGTCCGCCTGCTGGAGAGGCACGGCTTCGAGCACGCCGGCACCGTACGGCACGGTACCGACGAGCACATCCTGCTGGTGCTCGGCGGGCCGAAGGGCACCGCATGA